A genomic window from Agrobacterium larrymoorei includes:
- a CDS encoding efflux RND transporter periplasmic adaptor subunit, which yields MFTKLLPLYTLPAIYLGGAVLTLHPAVVHAQDASAVPVTVYKAKVEEIDKVINGIGTVDPLQSVTVRPRIDGQVTAIRFSEGQMVEKGSVLLTLDDRELSSALTSAQAKKAQDEAQYNSAKTEAQRYASLAEKGVASASTLEQKNALSQQYAAAVQYDDAMIKSAETQLGFATVIAPISGRTGFKQVDVGSVISASSTDGIVTITQMDPIAVSFVAPGDRFGEIRQALSEKIAAVTLITTDGSHVLAKGQLTTMDNSVDASNGSIHLKAIFDNGNGALWPGLPVATTLTVEHKSGVVVPDKALARGRDGLYAYVVSKDNKVEKRNVKTAFVTDARALVTDGIKEGEEVVMDGQSRIGNGAIVSATPWTGSPTGELAEKAN from the coding sequence ATGTTCACCAAACTCCTCCCGCTTTATACGCTCCCCGCGATCTATCTTGGCGGCGCAGTGCTGACCTTGCATCCAGCCGTCGTGCACGCACAAGACGCATCTGCCGTTCCCGTCACGGTCTACAAGGCGAAGGTTGAAGAGATCGACAAGGTCATCAACGGTATCGGCACTGTGGATCCGTTGCAGAGCGTCACGGTAAGGCCGCGGATCGACGGTCAGGTGACGGCCATTCGCTTCTCCGAAGGCCAGATGGTCGAAAAAGGCAGCGTCCTGCTGACGCTGGATGATCGCGAACTTTCATCGGCACTCACTTCTGCGCAGGCAAAGAAGGCGCAAGACGAGGCGCAGTATAATAGTGCGAAGACTGAAGCACAGCGCTATGCATCGCTCGCCGAAAAGGGGGTCGCGTCGGCCTCCACCCTTGAACAGAAGAACGCCTTAAGCCAGCAATACGCGGCCGCCGTCCAATACGACGATGCGATGATCAAAAGCGCTGAGACTCAGCTCGGCTTTGCAACCGTGATCGCCCCGATCTCGGGGCGCACCGGTTTCAAGCAAGTCGATGTGGGAAGTGTAATCAGCGCAAGCTCTACGGATGGTATCGTGACGATCACACAGATGGATCCGATTGCCGTATCCTTTGTCGCGCCGGGTGACAGGTTCGGCGAGATCCGTCAGGCGCTCAGTGAAAAAATCGCGGCGGTCACCCTGATTACCACGGATGGAAGCCACGTCCTGGCAAAGGGCCAATTGACGACAATGGATAACTCGGTCGACGCCTCCAACGGCTCCATCCATCTCAAGGCGATCTTCGACAACGGCAACGGCGCTCTTTGGCCCGGGCTACCGGTCGCGACGACGCTCACAGTCGAGCACAAGAGTGGTGTTGTCGTTCCCGACAAGGCTCTGGCAAGAGGACGTGACGGGCTCTACGCCTATGTCGTCTCTAAAGATAACAAGGTGGAAAAACGCAACGTGAAGACGGCCTTCGTGACCGATGCAAGAGCGCTGGTGACAGACGGTATCAAAGAAGGCGAAGAGGTTGTCATGGATGGCCA
- a CDS encoding VOC family protein has product MLKLDHLAIIAPSLEAGADYVRATLGVDMPQGGKHPQMGTHNRLLRLGTDVFLEVIAVDPEAEPPKRRRWFGLDDSVAVQAAWDEGWRLGGWVTRTSDFAGVLARHGDLLGRQETVSRGDREWLFAVADDGSLPCGGVAPSVMDWGVRGNPAPSMPDLGFQLKNFHIQHPEAAMVGKLYADLEIIDPPTVIEGEHFRYYAEIDTPNGVKLIG; this is encoded by the coding sequence ATGTTGAAGCTGGACCATTTGGCGATTATCGCTCCGTCACTGGAGGCTGGAGCCGATTATGTGCGCGCTACGCTCGGCGTCGACATGCCGCAGGGTGGTAAGCACCCACAGATGGGAACGCACAATCGTCTGCTGCGTCTCGGCACGGATGTTTTTCTGGAAGTGATTGCTGTTGATCCGGAGGCCGAGCCGCCAAAGAGACGCCGCTGGTTTGGGCTTGATGATTCGGTCGCCGTTCAGGCAGCCTGGGATGAGGGGTGGCGGCTAGGCGGTTGGGTGACACGCACCAGCGACTTTGCAGGCGTCCTCGCCCGGCACGGCGATTTACTTGGACGTCAGGAGACGGTGTCGCGTGGAGATCGTGAGTGGCTGTTTGCGGTGGCCGATGATGGATCTCTGCCCTGTGGCGGTGTAGCGCCTTCGGTGATGGACTGGGGTGTGCGAGGAAATCCCGCGCCATCGATGCCGGATCTCGGCTTCCAGTTGAAGAATTTCCACATCCAGCATCCTGAGGCGGCTATGGTTGGAAAGCTTTATGCAGACCTCGAGATCATTGACCCTCCGACCGTGATCGAAGGAGAGCATTTCCGCTACTACGCTGAGATAGACACTCCCAACGGCGTCAAGCTCATCGGTTGA
- a CDS encoding CTP synthase, which yields MARYVFITGGVVSSLGKGIAAAALGALLQSRGYRVRLRKLDPYLNVDPGTMSPTQHGEVFVTDDGAETDLDLGHYERFTGRSATKTDNITTGRIYKNIIDKERRGDYLGATVQVIPHVTNEIKDFVTEGNDDYDFVICEIGGTVGDIEAMPFMEAIRQLGNDLPRGTAIYLHLTLMPYIPAAGELKTKPTQHSVKELQALGIHPDILLVRADREIPEAERRKLSLFCNVRQSAVIQALDVANIYDVPTAYHKEGLDNEVLAAFGIEPAPKPRLEQWEEVCNRIHTPEGEVTIAIVGKYTGLKDAYKSLIEALHHGGIANRVKVKLEWIESEIFEKEDPAPYLEKVNAILVPGGFGERGSEGKIRAAQFARERQVPYFGICFGMQMAVVEAARHLAGIEKASSTEFGPTQEPVVGLMTEWVKGNELEKRNAKGDLGGTMRLGAYKAALKKDTKIADIYGSTDISERHRHRYEVNVEYKDRLENCGLVFSGMSPDGLLPETVEYPDHPWFIGVQYHPELKSRPLDPHPLFASFIEAALVRSRLV from the coding sequence ATGGCGCGATATGTATTCATCACAGGCGGCGTGGTATCCTCCCTTGGGAAGGGCATTGCGGCCGCGGCACTCGGAGCGTTGTTGCAATCCCGTGGATATCGGGTGCGGCTTCGCAAACTCGACCCCTACCTCAATGTCGATCCCGGCACCATGAGCCCCACCCAGCACGGTGAGGTTTTCGTGACCGATGATGGCGCGGAGACGGATCTCGATCTTGGCCACTACGAACGCTTTACCGGGCGCTCCGCAACCAAGACCGACAACATCACCACGGGTCGTATTTACAAGAACATCATCGATAAGGAACGCCGCGGCGATTATCTCGGTGCGACGGTTCAGGTCATTCCGCATGTGACCAACGAGATCAAGGATTTCGTCACCGAAGGCAATGACGATTACGACTTCGTCATCTGCGAAATCGGCGGCACGGTTGGCGACATCGAGGCAATGCCCTTCATGGAAGCCATCCGACAGCTTGGCAACGATCTGCCACGCGGCACGGCGATTTATCTTCACCTGACATTGATGCCCTACATTCCCGCGGCTGGCGAGTTGAAGACGAAGCCCACCCAGCACTCAGTGAAGGAGTTGCAGGCGCTCGGTATTCACCCAGACATTCTCTTGGTTCGTGCCGATCGCGAAATTCCGGAGGCGGAACGTCGCAAGCTTTCACTGTTCTGCAACGTGCGTCAGTCCGCCGTCATCCAGGCGCTGGATGTTGCGAATATCTATGATGTGCCGACGGCCTATCATAAGGAAGGCCTCGACAATGAAGTTCTGGCCGCCTTTGGTATCGAGCCTGCACCAAAGCCGCGTCTGGAGCAGTGGGAAGAGGTCTGCAATCGGATCCACACACCGGAAGGCGAAGTCACGATTGCCATCGTCGGTAAATATACCGGCCTTAAGGATGCCTATAAGTCGCTGATCGAAGCACTGCATCACGGTGGCATTGCCAATCGCGTGAAGGTGAAGCTCGAATGGATCGAGTCGGAAATCTTCGAAAAGGAAGATCCCGCACCCTATCTCGAAAAGGTCAACGCTATCCTCGTTCCAGGTGGCTTCGGTGAGCGCGGTTCTGAAGGCAAGATCCGTGCGGCTCAGTTTGCCCGTGAACGTCAGGTTCCCTATTTCGGTATCTGCTTCGGCATGCAGATGGCTGTCGTCGAAGCCGCGCGCCATCTGGCGGGTATCGAGAAGGCATCGTCGACCGAGTTCGGTCCGACACAGGAACCTGTCGTCGGTCTCATGACCGAATGGGTCAAGGGCAATGAACTCGAGAAGCGCAACGCAAAGGGCGATCTCGGCGGCACGATGCGTCTTGGCGCCTACAAGGCAGCGCTCAAGAAGGATACCAAGATCGCTGACATCTATGGCTCGACCGACATTTCCGAGCGCCACCGCCACCGTTACGAGGTGAACGTGGAGTACAAGGATCGTCTGGAAAATTGCGGTCTGGTGTTCTCCGGTATGTCGCCGGATGGGCTTCTGCCGGAAACGGTGGAGTATCCAGATCACCCGTGGTTCATCGGCGTGCAGTATCACCCCGAACTCAAGAGCCGCCCGCTCGATCCGCATCCGCTCTTTGCAAGCTTCATCGAAGCGGCATTGGTTCGGAGCCGTCTGGTTTGA
- the secG gene encoding preprotein translocase subunit SecG, with protein MQNVLIVIHLMIVLALVGVVLIQRSEGGGLGIGGGSGFMSARGTANALTRTTGILAALFFATSLGLGLLTRYESRPTDILDRIPAQQGQGNGILDTLGPSSTTPSTPSQAPANNGVPSTTNGASNQAPATTTPAAPAAGGAAAPAPAQQQAPTSDGVPTGG; from the coding sequence ATGCAGAACGTACTGATTGTTATTCACCTCATGATCGTGCTGGCGCTTGTCGGCGTGGTCCTGATCCAGCGTTCCGAAGGCGGCGGCCTTGGTATTGGCGGCGGTTCGGGCTTTATGTCCGCTCGCGGTACTGCTAATGCGCTCACCCGCACGACGGGTATCCTCGCGGCTCTGTTCTTCGCGACATCCCTCGGCCTTGGTTTGCTGACCCGCTACGAATCGCGTCCAACAGACATCCTGGACCGCATTCCGGCACAACAGGGGCAAGGCAACGGCATTCTCGATACGCTTGGCCCGTCCTCGACGACGCCTTCCACGCCTTCGCAGGCTCCAGCGAATAATGGCGTTCCGTCCACAACGAATGGTGCGTCCAACCAGGCACCTGCTACGACGACCCCAGCCGCTCCCGCTGCAGGTGGCGCAGCTGCTCCGGCACCGGCGCAGCAGCAGGCTCCCACGAGCGACGGCGTTCCGACCGGCGGCTAA
- the tpiA gene encoding triose-phosphate isomerase, with amino-acid sequence MTPDIRPLVAGNWKMNGTRASLDQIKAMAEGVKGPLAEKVEALICPPSTLLYVATALCDDSPLKVGAQDCHQNAFGPHTGDISAEMIADCFGTHVIVGHSERRTDHAETDHLVRAKAIAAYAADLIAIICIGETAGQRKAGQTLDVLKRQLDGSLPDEARAADTVIAYEPVWAIGTGLTPTVDDVREAHAFMRDELVKRFGAEGRGMRILYGGSVKPSNALELMAIENVDGALIGGASLKASDFLSIYAAYEQLTA; translated from the coding sequence ATGACCCCTGATATTCGCCCGCTCGTCGCTGGAAACTGGAAGATGAACGGAACGCGTGCCTCGCTTGATCAGATCAAGGCGATGGCTGAAGGGGTGAAGGGTCCGCTTGCGGAAAAGGTTGAGGCGCTGATCTGCCCGCCTTCGACGCTTCTCTATGTGGCAACCGCGCTCTGCGACGACAGCCCTTTGAAAGTCGGTGCGCAGGATTGCCACCAGAACGCATTCGGCCCGCATACGGGCGATATCTCCGCAGAGATGATCGCCGACTGCTTCGGGACCCATGTCATCGTTGGCCATTCCGAGCGTCGCACCGACCATGCTGAAACAGACCACCTCGTGCGCGCGAAAGCGATAGCTGCTTATGCGGCCGACCTCATTGCCATCATCTGCATTGGCGAGACTGCGGGACAGCGCAAAGCCGGCCAGACGCTCGACGTCTTGAAGCGCCAGCTCGATGGTTCCTTGCCTGATGAGGCGAGGGCCGCCGATACGGTGATCGCCTATGAGCCTGTGTGGGCGATCGGCACAGGGCTGACGCCAACGGTTGATGACGTCCGCGAAGCGCACGCCTTTATGCGCGATGAGCTCGTCAAGCGCTTCGGCGCCGAGGGCAGGGGCATGCGCATTCTCTATGGTGGCTCGGTCAAGCCGTCTAACGCCCTGGAACTCATGGCGATCGAGAATGTCGACGGCGCCCTCATCGGCGGCGCCAGCTTGAAAGCCTCCGACTTCCTGTCCATCTATGCAGCTTACGAGCAGTTGACGGCCTGA
- a CDS encoding alpha/beta hydrolase — protein sequence MSTALFTFCTLFCLSVAVMPAQAQTGGGPLKPFKDDLFSNQTVLSTGDGGASQVIDYQEMRDINGRDDTPERRVKRQYVDLAPKRVQEMETVSVAGRSIDVGRVGQPSGQAFTVIFIHGRGGDRRLGMNDYTFGGNFNRLKNLAVENGGTYYAPSVKSFDQNGVADIAALISDAKAKSGGKPVILACASMGSFICYGVSRDAAAVANLKGMALLGGAVDPDFPKSAFIKAKKPVWFTHGSQDSVYSADQQGSTFRGLLKTGVPTRFTLYQSGTHGTPVRMTDWRAVLKWILAH from the coding sequence ATGTCCACAGCTCTTTTCACCTTTTGTACTCTTTTCTGCCTCTCTGTTGCAGTGATGCCCGCTCAAGCTCAGACCGGTGGCGGGCCGCTGAAGCCCTTCAAGGATGATCTGTTCTCAAATCAGACAGTGTTGTCCACAGGGGATGGCGGTGCCTCTCAGGTGATCGACTACCAGGAAATGCGTGACATCAACGGGCGTGACGATACCCCGGAACGGCGGGTGAAGCGGCAATATGTCGATCTGGCGCCGAAGCGTGTGCAGGAGATGGAGACCGTTTCCGTCGCAGGACGGTCCATCGATGTGGGACGCGTCGGTCAGCCCAGCGGGCAGGCTTTCACCGTGATCTTCATCCATGGGCGGGGCGGCGACCGGCGGCTTGGAATGAACGACTATACCTTCGGTGGCAACTTCAATCGGCTGAAAAATCTCGCTGTCGAAAACGGCGGAACGTATTACGCGCCGAGCGTGAAAAGTTTCGATCAAAACGGCGTTGCGGATATAGCCGCGCTGATCTCGGACGCGAAGGCGAAATCAGGCGGCAAGCCCGTCATTCTCGCCTGTGCTTCGATGGGCAGCTTCATCTGCTACGGCGTTAGCCGCGATGCTGCTGCGGTCGCCAATCTCAAGGGTATGGCCCTTCTCGGTGGCGCGGTCGATCCTGATTTTCCAAAGAGTGCGTTCATCAAAGCAAAGAAGCCTGTCTGGTTCACCCATGGCAGCCAGGACAGTGTCTACTCGGCCGATCAGCAGGGCTCGACCTTTCGCGGATTGTTGAAGACGGGCGTGCCTACGCGCTTCACGCTCTATCAGAGTGGAACCCACGGCACTCCTGTCCGCATGACCGACTGGCGCGCAGTTCTCAAGTGGATTTTGGCCCATTAG
- the parE gene encoding DNA topoisomerase IV subunit B produces the protein MDDSNDLFSGLPAASRAEAEPREAAPAVTPVAKAVAQPKTAPAPVASSGDDYGASSIRVLEGLEPVRTRPGMYIGGTDEKALHHLFAEVIDNSMDEAVAGHANFIEVHLDAEGFLTVSDNGRGIPVENHPQVPGKSTLEVIMTKLHAGGKFDGKAYETSGGLHGVGVSVVNALSDVLEVEVARNRKLYRQRFSRGIPQGPLEELGDVHNRRGTRVRFHPDAQIFGDHAKFEAARIFRMARSKAYLFGGVEIRWSCDPGLVPEGGEIPEKAVFHFPGGLKDYLSATLGKDFTVTREIFSGRTEKTGGHGALEWAVTWYGGDSQIHSYCNTIPTPEGGTHEAGLRIALTKGLKSYAELTQNKRAREITTDDVMISAVGMLSVFIREPEFVGQTKDKLATVEAQRIVENALRDPFDHYLAGNPAEAAKLLEWVIERCEERLRRRKEKEVNRKTAVRKLRLPGKLADCSQNTAEGAELFIVEGDSAGGSAKQARNRANQAILPLRGKILNVGSASREKLSANQQIADLIQALGCGTRTKYRDEDLRYERIIIMTDADVDGAHIASLLITFFYQEMPELIRGSHLYLAVPPLYKITQGSKSAYARDDVHRAELMETEFKGRGKIEISRFKGLGEMLPAQLKETTMDPSKRTLLRVEIDDVDFEGTREAVDNLMGTKADARFRFIQDRAAFAENLDI, from the coding sequence ATGGACGATAGCAACGATCTTTTTTCCGGCCTTCCCGCAGCTAGCCGCGCTGAAGCAGAACCGCGGGAAGCCGCACCTGCTGTGACCCCAGTTGCCAAGGCAGTCGCGCAGCCGAAAACGGCTCCCGCACCTGTCGCTTCGTCGGGCGATGACTACGGCGCATCGTCTATTCGCGTTCTGGAAGGTCTGGAGCCGGTGCGCACGCGTCCCGGCATGTATATTGGCGGGACCGACGAGAAGGCCCTGCACCATCTCTTCGCCGAAGTCATCGACAACTCGATGGACGAAGCGGTCGCAGGTCATGCCAACTTCATCGAAGTGCATCTCGACGCCGAAGGTTTTTTGACCGTCAGCGATAACGGTCGCGGTATCCCTGTCGAAAACCATCCCCAGGTACCGGGCAAGTCCACGCTCGAAGTTATCATGACCAAGCTGCATGCCGGCGGCAAGTTCGATGGCAAGGCCTATGAGACGTCCGGCGGTCTGCACGGTGTGGGCGTCTCCGTCGTCAATGCGCTTTCCGATGTGCTGGAAGTGGAAGTTGCGCGTAACCGCAAGCTCTACCGCCAACGTTTTTCGCGCGGCATTCCGCAAGGACCACTGGAAGAACTGGGCGATGTTCACAATCGCCGCGGAACCCGCGTGCGCTTCCATCCCGATGCGCAGATCTTTGGCGACCATGCCAAGTTCGAGGCCGCACGCATTTTCCGCATGGCGCGTTCCAAGGCTTATCTCTTTGGCGGCGTCGAAATTCGCTGGAGCTGCGACCCTGGTCTGGTGCCCGAAGGCGGTGAAATCCCGGAAAAGGCGGTCTTCCACTTCCCTGGCGGCTTGAAAGACTATCTCTCGGCCACGCTTGGCAAGGATTTTACCGTCACCCGCGAAATCTTCTCAGGGAGAACGGAAAAGACAGGCGGTCACGGCGCGCTGGAATGGGCCGTCACTTGGTATGGTGGCGACAGCCAGATCCATTCCTATTGCAACACCATTCCCACCCCTGAAGGCGGCACCCATGAGGCCGGTCTTCGCATCGCGCTGACCAAGGGGCTGAAGAGCTATGCCGAGCTGACGCAGAACAAGCGTGCCCGCGAAATCACCACAGATGACGTGATGATTTCGGCTGTCGGCATGCTGTCCGTGTTCATTCGTGAGCCGGAATTCGTTGGGCAGACCAAAGACAAGCTCGCAACCGTCGAAGCGCAACGCATCGTCGAAAACGCGCTGCGCGATCCGTTCGATCATTATCTCGCCGGCAACCCGGCCGAAGCCGCGAAGCTCTTGGAATGGGTGATCGAGCGTTGCGAGGAGCGTCTGCGCCGCCGCAAGGAAAAGGAAGTCAATCGCAAGACCGCCGTGCGAAAGCTGCGCCTGCCGGGCAAGCTGGCCGACTGCTCGCAGAACACCGCCGAAGGCGCCGAACTCTTCATCGTCGAGGGTGACTCGGCTGGTGGCTCTGCAAAGCAGGCACGCAACCGCGCCAACCAGGCTATCCTTCCGCTACGTGGCAAAATCCTGAACGTCGGAAGCGCAAGCCGCGAAAAGCTATCCGCCAACCAGCAGATCGCCGACTTGATTCAGGCGCTCGGCTGCGGCACGCGTACCAAGTACCGCGATGAGGATTTGCGCTACGAGCGTATCATCATCATGACCGATGCGGACGTCGACGGCGCCCATATCGCGTCGCTTCTGATCACCTTCTTCTATCAGGAAATGCCGGAACTCATTCGCGGCAGCCATCTTTATCTCGCCGTTCCGCCGCTCTACAAGATCACGCAGGGCTCAAAGTCCGCCTATGCACGTGACGACGTCCACCGAGCGGAGCTGATGGAAACCGAGTTCAAGGGCCGCGGCAAAATCGAAATCAGCCGCTTCAAAGGCCTTGGCGAAATGCTGCCAGCGCAACTGAAGGAAACCACGATGGATCCGTCCAAGCGAACATTGCTGCGGGTGGAAATCGACGACGTGGATTTCGAAGGAACGCGTGAGGCCGTCGACAATCTGATGGGCACCAAGGCGGACGCCCGCTTCCGCTTCATTCAGGACAGAGCCGCCTTTGCGGAAAACCTTGATATTTGA
- the lipA gene encoding lipoyl synthase, whose amino-acid sequence MVTILDRMSQPEEKRIRHPEKAHKPDTEVARKPEWIRVKAPTSKGYHETRELVRSHKLVTVCEEAGCPNIGECWEKKHATFMIMGEICTRACAFCNVSTGKPNPLDLNEPENVAKAVKQMGLSHVVITSVDRDDLADGGAEHFEKVIWAIRAASPNTTIEILTPDFLKKPGALERVVAAKPDVFNHNMETVPGNYLTVRPGARYFHSVRLLQRVKELDPTMFTKSGIMVGLGEERNEVLQLMDDLRSADVDFLTIGQYLQPTRKHHKVERFVTPEEFKSYETVAYTKGFLMVSSSPLTRSSHHAGDDFERLRANREKKLLAAAE is encoded by the coding sequence ATGGTCACTATTCTCGACAGGATGTCCCAGCCGGAAGAGAAGCGCATCCGCCATCCGGAGAAGGCACACAAGCCCGACACGGAAGTGGCGCGCAAGCCGGAATGGATCCGCGTCAAGGCGCCCACGTCCAAGGGCTACCACGAGACGCGCGAACTGGTACGCAGCCACAAGCTGGTGACGGTGTGCGAAGAGGCCGGCTGTCCAAATATCGGCGAATGCTGGGAAAAGAAGCACGCGACCTTCATGATCATGGGCGAGATCTGCACGCGCGCCTGCGCCTTCTGCAATGTCTCGACCGGTAAGCCCAACCCGCTTGATCTGAATGAACCGGAAAATGTTGCCAAGGCCGTCAAGCAGATGGGCCTCAGCCATGTCGTCATTACATCGGTCGACCGCGACGATCTCGCTGACGGTGGGGCCGAGCATTTCGAAAAGGTGATCTGGGCAATCCGTGCGGCGTCCCCCAACACGACCATTGAAATCCTGACGCCAGACTTCCTCAAGAAGCCCGGTGCGTTGGAGCGTGTGGTTGCCGCCAAGCCCGACGTCTTCAACCACAACATGGAAACGGTACCCGGCAACTATCTGACCGTTCGCCCCGGCGCCCGGTATTTCCACTCCGTCCGCCTGCTGCAGCGCGTGAAGGAGCTGGATCCCACCATGTTCACCAAATCCGGTATCATGGTTGGTCTCGGCGAAGAGCGTAACGAAGTGCTGCAGTTGATGGACGATCTTCGCAGCGCCGATGTCGACTTCCTGACCATCGGCCAGTATCTGCAGCCGACGCGCAAACACCACAAGGTGGAACGCTTCGTGACGCCGGAAGAGTTCAAGTCCTATGAAACGGTCGCCTACACCAAGGGCTTCCTGATGGTGTCATCCAGCCCGCTGACCCGCTCGTCGCACCATGCCGGCGATGACTTCGAACGCCTGCGGGCCAATCGCGAGAAAAAGCTTCTGGCTGCTGCTGAGTAG
- a CDS encoding GlsB/YeaQ/YmgE family stress response membrane protein: MESVGWIAAIIIGGLAGWLAGKLMDMRFGIFMNIVLGIVGSVVAVAVLRTFDVFVQDSRLGYFVTSFLGASLLLFLAKLVRR; this comes from the coding sequence ATGGAAAGTGTAGGCTGGATTGCGGCCATCATCATCGGCGGCCTTGCGGGCTGGCTCGCGGGCAAGCTCATGGATATGCGCTTTGGCATCTTCATGAATATCGTTCTCGGCATTGTCGGCTCTGTGGTGGCAGTGGCGGTGTTGCGCACATTCGATGTCTTTGTTCAAGACAGCCGCCTCGGCTACTTCGTCACGTCTTTCCTGGGCGCAAGCCTTCTGTTATTCCTCGCCAAGCTTGTCAGGCGTTAG
- a CDS encoding GlsB/YeaQ/YmgE family stress response membrane protein — MSIVTEAWIVFLLIGLVAGFLASLIVGGGGLIGCLLSGVIGAFVGGYLFNALGISLGIENALVVQIIHATVGAIIVTLIARLIA; from the coding sequence ATGTCGATTGTTACGGAAGCCTGGATTGTTTTTCTGCTAATCGGCCTTGTGGCCGGTTTTCTCGCCAGCCTTATCGTTGGCGGTGGCGGGTTGATTGGATGCCTTCTGAGCGGCGTCATTGGCGCTTTTGTCGGTGGCTATTTGTTCAATGCTCTCGGCATCTCGCTTGGTATTGAGAATGCGCTGGTGGTGCAGATCATTCATGCGACGGTGGGCGCGATTATCGTGACGTTGATTGCAAGGCTGATCGCTTAG
- the lpdA gene encoding dihydrolipoyl dehydrogenase — protein MAQSYDVIVIGSGPGGYIAAIRAAQLGMKVAVVEREHLAGICSNWGCIPTKALLRTADVMHTATHAKDYGLTLEGSIKPDVKAIVARSRGIAARMNNGVGFLFKKNKVDIIWGEAKITKPGEIVVGKSTKPVVQPQGPVPKNTLGEGTYTAKHIIVATGARPRALPGIEPDGKLIWTYFEAMKPEELPKSLLVMGSGAIGIEFASFYRTMGVDVTVVEIMSQVMPVEDAEISAFAKKQLEKQGIKIHLEAKVAKVEKGANSITATVEMKNGLSEKITADRMISAVGVQANIENIGLEAAGVKTERGFIVIDGYGKTNVPGIYAIGDVAGGPLLAHKAEHEAVICVEKIAGLPNVHPMDKSKIPGCTYCNPQVASVGLTEAKAKEQGREIRVGRFSFAANGKAVALGEDQGMVKTIFDKKTGELIGAHMVGAEVTELIQGFVVAMNLETTEEELMHTIFPHPTLSESMKESVLDAYGRVLNA, from the coding sequence ATGGCTCAATCCTACGACGTTATCGTCATTGGCTCCGGTCCAGGTGGTTATATTGCCGCCATTCGCGCAGCTCAGCTGGGCATGAAGGTTGCCGTTGTCGAGCGTGAACATCTCGCGGGCATCTGCTCAAATTGGGGCTGCATTCCGACCAAGGCATTGCTGCGCACGGCCGACGTGATGCACACGGCCACCCATGCGAAGGATTACGGCCTGACGCTGGAAGGCTCGATCAAGCCTGACGTCAAGGCGATCGTCGCCCGCTCTCGCGGCATTGCTGCCCGCATGAATAATGGTGTCGGCTTCCTGTTCAAAAAGAACAAGGTCGATATCATCTGGGGCGAAGCCAAGATCACCAAGCCGGGTGAGATCGTCGTCGGCAAGTCGACCAAGCCTGTCGTTCAGCCGCAGGGGCCCGTGCCAAAGAACACGCTGGGCGAGGGAACTTACACCGCAAAGCATATCATTGTGGCCACTGGTGCTCGTCCGCGCGCGCTGCCCGGCATCGAGCCGGACGGCAAGCTGATCTGGACGTACTTCGAGGCGATGAAGCCGGAAGAATTGCCGAAGTCGCTGCTGGTCATGGGTTCGGGCGCTATCGGCATCGAATTTGCAAGCTTCTATCGTACCATGGGCGTCGATGTCACCGTTGTCGAAATCATGAGCCAGGTGATGCCGGTCGAGGATGCGGAGATTTCCGCTTTCGCGAAAAAGCAGCTTGAGAAGCAGGGCATCAAGATTCACCTCGAGGCAAAGGTGGCGAAGGTTGAAAAGGGTGCAAACTCGATTACGGCCACTGTCGAGATGAAGAACGGCTTGTCGGAGAAGATCACGGCGGATCGGATGATTTCTGCCGTTGGTGTCCAAGCCAACATCGAGAATATCGGCCTTGAGGCGGCTGGCGTGAAGACCGAGCGCGGATTCATCGTCATTGATGGCTATGGCAAGACCAATGTTCCGGGCATTTACGCCATCGGCGATGTTGCTGGAGGTCCGCTTCTCGCACACAAGGCCGAGCACGAAGCCGTGATTTGCGTCGAGAAAATTGCTGGTTTGCCGAATGTTCATCCGATGGACAAGAGCAAGATCCCAGGCTGCACCTATTGCAATCCGCAGGTCGCATCCGTCGGTCTGACGGAAGCCAAGGCGAAAGAGCAGGGTCGCGAGATCCGCGTGGGTCGCTTCTCCTTTGCTGCCAATGGCAAGGCTGTGGCGCTTGGTGAAGATCAGGGCATGGTCAAGACCATCTTCGACAAGAAGACGGGCGAATTGATTGGCGCGCATATGGTGGGTGCGGAAGTAACCGAACTCATTCAGGGCTTTGTCGTGGCGATGAATCTGGAGACGACGGAAGAAGAGTTGATGCACACCATCTTCCCGCATCCCACTCTGTCGGAATCGATGAAAGAAAGCGTGCTGGACGCTTACGGCCGTGTGTTGAACGCTTGA